A region of Alphaproteobacteria bacterium DNA encodes the following proteins:
- a CDS encoding Tim44/TimA family putative adaptor protein, with protein MDVHFIDIIIFAMIAAFLILRLRSVLGRRTGEERQRPDPFRPTSLDRTGGANSSSDKIVHLPERNDRAAPGSGAAIELPSAGKGTPLESGLTQIGVADPNFTPQGFVEGAKVAFEMTVEAFAKGERKTLRPLLSDPVFEHFSAAIKAREDAKQTHLTTLVGVKSVDILDARMDGRAAYITLKFVSDQVNVTKDKDGNVVDGDPNNVAEITDIWTFARNTRSRDPNWTLVETRSVN; from the coding sequence ATGGACGTGCATTTCATCGACATCATCATCTTTGCGATGATCGCCGCGTTCCTCATCCTTCGGCTGAGGAGCGTGCTGGGCCGTCGCACCGGCGAGGAACGCCAACGCCCCGATCCGTTCCGGCCGACGTCCCTCGACAGAACCGGCGGGGCGAACTCTTCGAGCGATAAAATCGTTCACCTCCCCGAGCGCAATGACCGTGCTGCCCCCGGCAGCGGTGCCGCGATCGAATTGCCGTCTGCAGGAAAAGGAACGCCGCTTGAGTCCGGATTGACCCAAATCGGCGTCGCCGATCCCAATTTCACGCCACAGGGCTTCGTCGAGGGCGCCAAGGTGGCATTCGAGATGACCGTGGAGGCGTTCGCGAAAGGCGAGCGGAAAACGCTTCGTCCGTTGCTGAGCGACCCGGTCTTCGAGCATTTCTCGGCTGCGATCAAGGCGCGCGAGGATGCGAAACAAACGCACCTTACGACGCTCGTCGGCGTTAAGTCCGTCGACATTCTCGATGCGCGGATGGACGGCCGCGCGGCATACATAACGCTCAAATTCGTCTCCGACCAGGTCAACGTGACGAAGGACAAGGATGGCAACGTGGTCGATGGCGATCCGAACAATGTCGCCGAGATCACCGACATTTGGACCTTCGCGCGCAACACGCGTTCGCGCGATCCCAACTGGACCCTCGTTGAGACGCGGAGCGTCAACTGA
- a CDS encoding FxsA family protein, translating into MALILLAVLILPFVEIAVFIQVGEWIGVWPTIGLTILSTMAGIALMRRQGLALLTRAREVARRGEAPVDEMLDGLCVLLGGALLIVPGFVTDALGLLLFVPWIQHRVRRRVWRTFQAQDQSPHPPIIDAEYAVIEKESATNESPSSRQVGPRLGHKNNDGGDRP; encoded by the coding sequence GTGGCGCTGATCCTTCTTGCCGTCTTGATTCTCCCCTTCGTTGAAATCGCGGTCTTCATCCAGGTCGGCGAATGGATCGGCGTCTGGCCGACAATCGGGCTCACGATCCTCTCGACGATGGCAGGGATCGCATTGATGCGCCGCCAGGGACTTGCGCTTTTGACAAGGGCTCGCGAGGTCGCCAGACGCGGCGAGGCGCCCGTCGATGAGATGCTCGACGGCTTATGCGTATTGCTGGGCGGGGCTCTTCTGATCGTGCCGGGTTTCGTGACCGATGCGCTTGGGCTCTTGCTCTTCGTTCCGTGGATCCAGCACCGCGTGCGCCGCCGTGTCTGGCGCACATTCCAAGCGCAAGACCAGAGTCCGCACCCCCCGATCATTGACGCCGAGTACGCCGTCATTGAAAAGGAAAGCGCCACGAATGAGAGTCCCTCGTCGCGGCAGGTTGGTCCCCGTCTCGGTCACAAGAACAACGATGGCGGAGACCGCCCATGA
- a CDS encoding murein transglycosylase: MRRGASTEPRRFVRSRHWTFLALALAAATLASCEKKPPERLTLQAVEIGELRGWSDDRLAEALPAVRSSCEKLTAMPDDTPAGPAGTGVRAADWRPACA; this comes from the coding sequence TTGAGACGCGGAGCGTCAACTGAACCCCGTCGCTTCGTGCGCTCGCGTCACTGGACCTTTCTCGCCCTTGCGCTCGCCGCGGCGACGCTCGCCTCCTGCGAGAAAAAACCGCCGGAACGCCTGACCCTCCAAGCCGTCGAAATCGGCGAGCTGCGCGGCTGGAGCGACGACAGGCTAGCCGAGGCGTTACCCGCGGTCCGAAGCTCCTGCGAGAAACTCACCGCCATGCCGGACGACACGCCGGCAGGACCGGCGGGTACTGGCGTTCGGGCGGCGGACTGGCGCCCGGCCTGCGCTG